One genomic region from Pseudanabaena sp. FACHB-2040 encodes:
- the rpsG gene encoding 30S ribosomal protein S7 yields MTRRSVAQKRTVPSDPVYNSRLVSMMSRRIMYSGKKSVANRIIYDAFSVIEERTGGDPLELFEKAVRNATPLVEVKARRVGGATYQVPMEVRSDRGVALALRWITQYSRQRAGKTMAMRLANELMDAANDTGGAVRKREETHRMAEANKAFAHYRY; encoded by the coding sequence ATGACTCGCCGTTCCGTCGCCCAGAAGCGCACTGTCCCGTCCGATCCCGTTTACAACAGCCGCCTCGTTAGCATGATGTCGCGGCGAATCATGTACAGCGGTAAAAAGTCCGTCGCTAACCGCATTATCTATGATGCATTTAGCGTTATAGAAGAAAGGACGGGCGGCGACCCCCTAGAACTTTTTGAAAAGGCAGTTCGTAACGCGACTCCTCTGGTCGAGGTCAAGGCTCGCCGAGTGGGTGGTGCGACCTACCAAGTTCCTATGGAAGTTCGCTCTGACCGGGGCGTGGCCCTTGCGCTACGCTGGATAACCCAGTACTCTCGCCAGCGTGCAGGTAAGACTATGGCCATGCGGTTGGCAAACGAGCTTATGGATGCCGCTAACGACACTGGTGGTGCTGTCCGCAAGCGGGAAGAAACGCACCGGATGGCTGAAGCCAACAAGGCATTTGCCCACTATCGTTACTAA
- the rpsL gene encoding 30S ribosomal protein S12 has product MPTIQQLIRSEREKTQKKTKSPALKSCPQRRGVCTRVYTTTPKKPNSALRKVARVRLTSGFEVTAYIPGIGHNLQEHSVVMIRGGRVKDLPGVRYHIIRGTLDTSGVKDRRQGRSKYGAKRPKKS; this is encoded by the coding sequence ATGCCCACGATTCAACAACTCATTCGGAGTGAGCGCGAAAAAACCCAGAAGAAAACCAAGTCTCCGGCTCTGAAAAGCTGCCCTCAGCGTCGTGGTGTATGTACCCGTGTGTATACAACCACTCCTAAGAAGCCAAACTCTGCTTTGAGGAAGGTGGCTCGGGTACGCCTTACATCTGGCTTTGAGGTGACGGCTTACATCCCCGGTATTGGTCATAACTTGCAGGAACACTCCGTAGTGATGATTCGGGGCGGTCGTGTAAAGGATCTTCCTGGCGTCCGGTATCACATTATTCGCGGCACTTTAGACACTTCAGGCGTTAAGGATCGTCGTCAAGGACGCTCCAAGTACGGCGCGAAACGTCCTAAGAAAAGCTAG
- a CDS encoding iron-sulfur cluster assembly accessory protein, whose amino-acid sequence MIQLSQAAIKELKRLQTKQLSLQSVVRLSLQPGTCAAWSYAIHFENKPQADDTLFEQGDVRIVVAHDALSKLTGLTIDYAEDLMGGSFRFVNPNASQTCGCGIAFSTEADHPA is encoded by the coding sequence ATGATTCAACTCAGCCAAGCTGCAATTAAAGAACTGAAACGACTCCAGACAAAACAGCTGTCTCTTCAGTCTGTTGTTCGTTTGAGCCTGCAACCAGGAACCTGCGCTGCCTGGTCCTATGCAATACACTTTGAGAATAAACCTCAAGCAGACGATACGCTTTTTGAGCAGGGAGATGTACGAATCGTCGTTGCCCACGATGCTCTATCTAAGCTAACTGGCCTCACCATCGACTACGCGGAAGACTTGATGGGAGGCAGTTTCCGCTTCGTTAACCCCAATGCTAGTCAAACCTGTGGTTGCGGCATTGCTTTCTCTACAGAGGCCGATCACCCAGCCTGA
- a CDS encoding cupin domain-containing protein, which yields MPKTEELIQSAALSLAAPKSMDVAETELRPWGSYTILEEARGYKIKRIEVKPGHRLSLQMHHHRSEHWIVVSGTAKVVCGDKEILLSTNQSTYVPPCTAHRLENVGVIPLILIEVQNGEYLGEDDIVRFHDDYSRVESA from the coding sequence GTGCCTAAGACCGAAGAACTCATTCAATCAGCAGCTCTGTCCCTCGCCGCTCCAAAGTCGATGGACGTGGCTGAAACCGAGCTTAGACCTTGGGGTTCATACACTATCTTGGAAGAAGCTCGGGGCTACAAGATTAAGCGTATCGAGGTTAAACCGGGTCACCGCCTAAGCCTACAAATGCACCACCACCGCAGCGAGCACTGGATCGTTGTGTCCGGTACAGCTAAGGTTGTTTGTGGAGACAAAGAGATTCTGCTATCCACTAACCAGTCTACCTACGTGCCTCCCTGTACAGCCCACCGATTAGAGAACGTAGGCGTTATTCCCCTGATTCTGATCGAAGTTCAAAATGGCGAGTACCTTGGGGAAGACGACATTGTCCGTTTCCACGACGACTATTCCCGGGTAGAAAGTGCCTAG
- a CDS encoding phosphodiester glycosidase family protein, translated as MAALMTLLPAGAQADSSTLAGSLPLKPSVELLSQAPAAANQQGNQVVVNGQPLTLPWRLRAGRLGLADFGLLQDFGFELLDSASPSTQPVRWFSDTVAAPIVLNSWLEGGYRFLDITDLAQRYGWQIQPSGASLRISVPVVQIQGIRRSRQDWGDRIVVDLSGPATWGVRESEGEFTVILDALGANPANVSAIATQPGNLLTALQVTPTANNTQIRGTIDRTARPRVSTLAGPPRLVIDVRRDDLAPRNITWAPGLRWQQQYLTVSGRAFPVYWLEVNPRQAGLSLRPIWTDPVTATGTAPLITTAQRWQAAAAINAGFFNRNNQYPLGAIRRDGQWISGPILGRGAIAWDTAGNVLIDRLALNQTIATDRGQQFPLQTFNSGYVGAGIGLYTPSWGPTYTSILDNEVLVTVVNDQVVSQQPTGASGSTTIAIPANGYLLAVRANPTALTALAPGVRLSRQDQTLPADFGNYPQIVAGGPLLVKNRTIVLNAAAEGFSESFATQSAVRSAIGVTDRGTLLLVTLHFSPGGRGATLPEMAQVMQQLGSVHALNLDGGSSSSLYLGGQLLNRIPRTAARVHNGIGIFLQP; from the coding sequence ATGGCAGCTTTAATGACGCTGCTGCCAGCGGGTGCTCAGGCTGATTCGTCAACTTTAGCGGGCTCGCTGCCCCTCAAACCCTCAGTAGAACTGCTGAGTCAGGCTCCTGCTGCGGCCAATCAACAGGGCAATCAGGTGGTTGTCAATGGACAGCCGCTGACATTGCCTTGGCGGCTGCGAGCGGGTCGTCTGGGTCTGGCGGACTTTGGCCTGCTGCAAGATTTTGGATTCGAACTACTCGATAGTGCTAGTCCGAGCACTCAGCCAGTGCGCTGGTTTTCAGATACGGTCGCGGCCCCCATCGTGCTCAATAGCTGGCTAGAGGGCGGCTATCGGTTCTTAGACATCACCGATTTGGCTCAGCGCTACGGCTGGCAGATTCAGCCCAGTGGCGCTAGTTTGCGAATCTCGGTGCCAGTGGTTCAGATTCAGGGAATCCGACGCAGTCGGCAAGATTGGGGCGATCGCATCGTAGTGGATCTGTCAGGCCCTGCGACTTGGGGCGTGCGAGAGAGCGAAGGGGAGTTTACCGTTATCTTGGATGCGCTTGGGGCGAACCCAGCTAACGTAAGTGCGATCGCAACCCAACCCGGCAACCTGCTCACCGCCCTACAAGTCACCCCGACCGCTAACAACACCCAAATTCGAGGCACGATCGACAGAACTGCCCGCCCTCGCGTCTCCACCCTAGCCGGCCCACCCCGTCTGGTGATTGACGTTCGCCGAGACGATCTGGCTCCACGCAATATTACCTGGGCCCCCGGCCTACGCTGGCAGCAGCAGTATCTGACTGTCAGCGGTCGCGCCTTTCCGGTTTACTGGCTAGAGGTCAATCCTCGCCAGGCCGGGCTGAGCCTGCGGCCCATCTGGACCGATCCTGTGACAGCGACCGGCACGGCTCCGCTGATCACAACTGCTCAGCGGTGGCAGGCGGCAGCCGCCATCAATGCAGGCTTTTTTAACCGCAACAACCAGTACCCCCTAGGAGCGATTCGTCGAGATGGCCAGTGGATCTCAGGCCCGATTCTGGGAAGGGGTGCGATCGCATGGGATACCGCTGGCAATGTTTTAATCGATCGCCTGGCGCTCAACCAGACCATCGCCACAGATCGGGGTCAGCAGTTCCCTCTACAGACCTTTAACAGTGGCTACGTAGGAGCGGGTATCGGCCTCTACACCCCCAGTTGGGGACCCACCTATACCTCCATTCTCGATAACGAGGTGCTAGTCACAGTCGTCAACGATCAGGTGGTCAGTCAACAGCCCACGGGCGCTTCTGGCAGCACCACTATAGCCATTCCAGCCAACGGCTATCTGCTGGCCGTGCGCGCCAATCCAACCGCTCTGACAGCCTTAGCCCCAGGCGTTCGCCTGTCACGTCAGGACCAAACCCTACCTGCTGATTTTGGCAACTATCCTCAGATTGTGGCAGGGGGACCCTTGCTAGTAAAAAATCGCACCATCGTCCTAAACGCCGCTGCTGAAGGCTTCAGCGAAAGTTTTGCTACCCAGTCCGCAGTCCGCAGTGCAATTGGCGTCACTGACCGGGGCACTCTGCTGCTCGTCACCCTGCACTTCAGCCCTGGGGGACGAGGCGCAACCCTACCTGAGATGGCGCAAGTTATGCAGCAGCTCGGTAGCGTTCACGCCCTCAACTTAGATGGCGGCAGTTCCTCCAGCCTCTACTTAGGAGGGCAACTGCTGAACCGCATTCCACGCACTGCTGCCCGGGTTCACAACGGTATCGGCATCTTTCTCCAGCCCTGA
- the gltB gene encoding glutamate synthase large subunit: MGKTSAHQNRQSNAQQGSQPSVWGPKWLVEERDACGVGFIAQRQGQASHELVTKALKALDCMEHRGGCCADQVSGDGAGIMTAIPWNLLNQWVASRQQPTLEPDRTGIGMVFLPLHEAAAARVRQEFERVVTAEGLQTLGWRRVPVKSEVLGQLARQNQPLIEQIVVRSTSWSGDELERQLYLVRRQVLQAVAAIVAGEVDPDSDFCRGLKDFYVCSFSCQTIVYKGMVRSEVLGAFYEDLRHPDYISPFAVYHRRFSTNTMPKWPLAHPMRLIGHNGEINTLVGNINWMMARQPELQHEVWGDRVELLKPIVNAENSDSANLDNVMELLVRSGRKPQEALMIMVPEAYNNQPDLAQYPEIVDFYEYYSGLQEAWDGPALIVFSDGKQVGATLDRNGLRPARYVITQDDYVIVSSEAGVVEIEAANVVEKGRLGPGQMIAVDLGTHEVLKNWTLKERIARQRPYGEWLRQHRETLVPQLFEEAKQFSSEELLQRQSAFGYTAEDLDMIIQDMAALAKEPTYCMGDDIPLAVLSNKPHLLYNYFKQRFAQVTNPAIDPLRERLVMSLTTQLGARGNLLQEQPEYAHLLKLESPVLNEPELQLIRDSEFATETLPTLYRITAGPAGLEQAVRALCEQAAAAVRAGKVILILSDRTSTPVGGLDTETTYIPPLLAVGAVHHHLIQQGLRMRASLIVDTAQCWSTHHFACLVGYGASAVCPYLALESVRHWWADAKTQKLMETGKLPVSTLNGAQDNFRKAIEAGLLKILSKMGISLLSSYQGAQIFEAIGIGPDLLNLAFRGTTSRLGGLTVAELAQETITFHQKAFPELTGKRLENMGFVQSRPSGEYHMNNPAMTKLLHKALTTKQHDHYALYKAQLANRPPTALRDLLDFKSDRNSIPLEEVESVESIMRRFCTGGMSLGALSREAHEVLAIAMNRIGGKSNSGEGGEDPIRFKALTDVDSEGTSPTFPHLKGLKNGDTASSAIKQVASGRFGVTPEYLMSAQQLEIKLAQGAKPGEGGQLPGKKVSPYIALLRRSKPGVTLISPPPHHDIYSIEDLAQLIYDLHQINPAAGVSVKLVSEVGIGTVAAGVAKANADIIQVSGHDGGTGASPLSSIKHAGVPWELGLTEVQKVLLDNQLRDRVVLRVDGGLKTGWDVIMGALMGAEEFGFGSIAMIAEGCIMARVCHTNNCPVGVATQREELRKRFTGIPEHVVNFFSFIAEEVRSLLAHLGYRSLPEIVGRTDLLTTRQDLTLAKTQSLVLDTLIHLPDVREDRSWLEHGPVHDNGRVLDDELLADPTIQQAIQTQGTAEKTVTVINTDRTVGARIAGVIAKQYGNTGFEGQLNLTFEGSVGQSFGAFNLPGMTLTLIGEANDYVGKGLHGGELIVKPPVGITYDPSENVIIGNTCLYGATGGTLFALGQAGERFAVRNSRAQAVIEGAGDHCCEYMTGGIIVVLGRVGRNVGAGMTGGLAYFLDEDGSFPTKVNPEIVKVQRVISAAGEQQLKELIVAHAERTGSPKAAHILANWEAYLPKFWQVVPPSEADTPEANPEVAEAKVLSTAS; encoded by the coding sequence ATGGGAAAAACGTCGGCACATCAAAATCGTCAGTCAAATGCTCAACAGGGTTCTCAACCATCGGTGTGGGGGCCAAAGTGGTTGGTGGAGGAGCGCGACGCCTGTGGGGTTGGCTTTATCGCTCAGCGGCAGGGTCAGGCCAGCCATGAGCTAGTGACCAAGGCTCTAAAGGCGCTCGACTGCATGGAGCACCGGGGTGGATGCTGCGCTGACCAAGTTTCTGGAGACGGCGCTGGCATTATGACAGCCATTCCCTGGAATCTCCTCAACCAGTGGGTGGCCAGTCGGCAGCAGCCTACCCTGGAACCAGACCGAACGGGCATCGGCATGGTCTTTTTGCCCTTACACGAAGCCGCTGCGGCTAGAGTGCGGCAAGAGTTTGAGCGGGTCGTTACCGCAGAAGGTCTGCAAACCCTAGGCTGGCGACGGGTTCCCGTAAAATCTGAGGTTTTAGGGCAGCTAGCTCGCCAGAACCAGCCCCTGATTGAGCAAATTGTGGTTCGGTCAACAAGCTGGAGCGGTGACGAGCTGGAGCGACAGCTTTACCTGGTTAGACGTCAGGTATTACAAGCGGTTGCGGCAATAGTGGCAGGCGAGGTTGATCCAGACAGCGATTTTTGCCGGGGCTTAAAAGATTTTTATGTATGCTCCTTCTCTTGCCAAACGATTGTTTACAAAGGCATGGTGCGGTCGGAGGTCTTGGGCGCTTTTTATGAGGACCTAAGACATCCCGACTACATCAGCCCTTTTGCGGTTTACCATCGCCGCTTTAGCACCAACACCATGCCCAAATGGCCTCTAGCCCACCCTATGCGGCTGATCGGGCACAACGGTGAGATCAATACGCTGGTTGGCAACATTAACTGGATGATGGCCCGCCAGCCAGAATTGCAGCATGAGGTCTGGGGCGATCGCGTTGAACTGCTTAAGCCCATTGTCAACGCTGAAAATAGCGACTCCGCCAATTTAGACAACGTAATGGAGCTGCTGGTGCGCTCTGGCCGCAAGCCTCAAGAGGCGCTGATGATCATGGTGCCCGAGGCCTATAACAATCAGCCCGATCTAGCGCAGTATCCCGAAATCGTAGACTTTTACGAATATTACAGCGGTCTACAGGAAGCCTGGGACGGCCCAGCACTGATTGTCTTTAGCGACGGCAAGCAGGTGGGTGCGACCCTAGATCGAAATGGACTGCGCCCAGCTCGCTACGTGATTACCCAAGACGATTATGTGATCGTGTCTTCGGAGGCAGGCGTCGTTGAGATCGAAGCAGCCAATGTTGTGGAGAAAGGCCGCCTCGGGCCTGGGCAAATGATTGCGGTCGATCTGGGCACCCATGAAGTTCTGAAAAACTGGACTCTGAAGGAGCGCATTGCTCGCCAGCGGCCTTATGGAGAGTGGCTGCGGCAGCACCGGGAGACCTTGGTTCCGCAGCTCTTTGAGGAGGCTAAGCAGTTCTCTTCCGAGGAACTGCTGCAGCGACAGTCTGCTTTTGGCTACACCGCTGAAGACCTGGACATGATCATTCAGGATATGGCGGCGCTGGCAAAAGAGCCGACCTACTGCATGGGCGACGACATTCCCCTAGCAGTGCTCTCTAACAAGCCCCATTTGCTCTACAACTACTTCAAGCAGCGCTTTGCCCAGGTTACCAACCCGGCTATTGACCCACTGCGAGAGCGGCTGGTGATGTCTCTGACAACACAGTTGGGAGCACGGGGCAATCTGCTGCAGGAGCAGCCTGAGTATGCCCATTTGCTCAAGCTGGAGAGCCCAGTGCTGAATGAGCCGGAGCTGCAGCTAATCCGCGACTCGGAGTTTGCTACAGAAACCCTGCCTACGCTGTACCGCATTACTGCCGGGCCTGCTGGGCTGGAGCAAGCTGTGCGCGCCCTCTGTGAACAGGCCGCAGCAGCAGTACGGGCTGGCAAAGTAATTCTAATTTTGAGCGATCGCACCTCTACTCCAGTGGGTGGTCTGGACACTGAAACCACCTACATTCCGCCTCTGCTGGCCGTCGGAGCGGTACACCACCACTTGATTCAGCAAGGGCTACGGATGCGGGCCTCGCTGATAGTTGATACCGCACAGTGCTGGAGCACCCATCATTTTGCTTGTCTGGTGGGTTATGGGGCGAGCGCTGTTTGCCCTTACCTAGCGCTGGAGTCGGTGCGGCACTGGTGGGCTGACGCTAAGACCCAGAAGCTGATGGAAACGGGCAAGCTGCCGGTTTCTACCTTGAATGGAGCCCAGGACAACTTCCGTAAAGCGATCGAAGCTGGTCTGCTGAAAATTCTCTCTAAGATGGGCATTTCCCTGCTCTCTAGCTACCAGGGAGCGCAGATCTTCGAGGCCATTGGCATCGGCCCTGACCTGCTGAACTTGGCCTTTAGAGGTACCACCTCACGCTTGGGTGGCCTAACTGTGGCTGAGCTGGCTCAGGAAACCATAACCTTCCATCAAAAGGCGTTTCCAGAGCTGACCGGCAAACGCCTGGAGAACATGGGCTTTGTGCAGTCTCGGCCCAGCGGCGAGTACCACATGAACAATCCGGCCATGACTAAGCTGCTGCACAAGGCGCTGACGACCAAGCAGCATGATCACTATGCGCTTTACAAGGCGCAGCTGGCTAACCGCCCGCCCACAGCACTGCGGGACCTGCTTGACTTTAAGAGCGATCGCAACTCTATTCCCCTAGAAGAAGTGGAGTCGGTGGAGAGCATCATGCGGCGGTTCTGCACGGGCGGCATGTCGCTAGGGGCACTGTCACGGGAGGCCCATGAGGTGCTGGCCATTGCCATGAACCGGATTGGCGGCAAGTCCAACTCGGGTGAGGGGGGCGAAGATCCGATCCGCTTTAAGGCGCTGACAGACGTAGATAGCGAGGGCACGTCACCCACCTTCCCCCACCTGAAAGGCCTAAAAAATGGCGATACCGCCAGCTCTGCCATTAAGCAGGTAGCTTCGGGCCGCTTTGGCGTCACGCCCGAGTACCTGATGAGCGCTCAGCAGCTGGAGATCAAGCTGGCCCAGGGAGCCAAGCCCGGTGAGGGGGGTCAGCTGCCGGGCAAGAAGGTGAGCCCTTACATTGCCCTACTGCGGCGCTCCAAGCCAGGCGTAACTCTGATTTCGCCGCCACCTCACCACGATATTTACTCGATTGAGGATTTGGCTCAGCTAATCTACGACCTGCACCAGATCAACCCAGCAGCAGGAGTTTCGGTGAAGCTGGTATCGGAGGTGGGCATTGGCACTGTGGCCGCCGGGGTAGCCAAGGCGAATGCCGACATCATTCAGGTGTCGGGTCACGATGGCGGTACCGGGGCTTCGCCGCTCAGCTCGATCAAGCACGCCGGGGTGCCCTGGGAACTGGGCCTGACCGAGGTACAAAAGGTATTGCTAGACAACCAGCTGCGCGATCGCGTGGTGCTGCGGGTTGATGGCGGCCTCAAAACAGGTTGGGATGTGATCATGGGTGCCCTGATGGGGGCAGAAGAGTTTGGCTTTGGCTCGATCGCCATGATTGCTGAAGGCTGCATCATGGCTCGGGTCTGCCATACCAACAACTGTCCGGTCGGCGTAGCGACTCAGCGAGAGGAGCTGCGTAAGCGCTTTACCGGCATTCCAGAGCATGTGGTCAACTTCTTCTCCTTTATTGCAGAAGAGGTGCGATCGCTCTTGGCCCATCTGGGCTACCGCTCTCTGCCGGAGATCGTGGGCCGCACTGACCTGCTCACAACCCGCCAAGACCTAACGCTGGCTAAAACCCAATCCCTGGTGCTAGATACGCTGATCCACCTGCCCGATGTGCGGGAAGACCGGAGCTGGCTAGAGCACGGCCCTGTCCACGACAACGGCCGCGTGCTTGACGATGAACTCTTAGCCGACCCGACTATTCAGCAGGCGATTCAAACCCAGGGCACGGCAGAGAAAACCGTGACCGTAATCAACACAGATCGGACGGTGGGAGCCCGCATTGCTGGGGTGATCGCCAAGCAGTACGGCAATACTGGCTTTGAAGGGCAGCTCAACCTAACCTTTGAGGGCAGTGTAGGGCAGAGCTTTGGGGCCTTTAACCTACCAGGCATGACCCTGACCCTAATAGGCGAGGCGAACGACTATGTGGGCAAAGGTCTGCATGGTGGGGAGCTGATTGTGAAGCCGCCGGTTGGCATTACCTATGACCCTTCCGAGAATGTCATTATTGGCAACACCTGTCTCTATGGGGCAACGGGCGGTACCCTCTTTGCTCTGGGCCAAGCCGGAGAGCGCTTTGCAGTGCGCAACTCCAGAG